A window of the Streptomyces sp. NBC_01351 genome harbors these coding sequences:
- a CDS encoding PP2C family protein-serine/threonine phosphatase — MARARVETLMARARMVSHRARTALRKSAVDYFRGDASDWLAFGGLLLTIPAIACGTIMLPVWFSPSALVLPIVAGGLLLRPASLLGLYAASAAALIVEALVLGPYTQGPARVTPGTVLVVAACGFFGLVIAQFRSRVGVPWRRGGTMLFDLRERIRVQSKLPALPRGWHREMALRPAGGQSFSGDFVVAARTNGGRTLEIVLTDVSGKGMEAGSRALLLSGAFGGLLGALPPHGFLPAANGYLLRQDWDEGFATSIHLVLDLETGDYELLSAGHLPALQLSAGTGRWQEKTGEGPLLGVYDGAEFTPARGNLRRGDVLMLFTDGLVETADREISEGIDRLTGEADRYVASGWDGAAWHLIEKVAKDVNDDRALLLIRRSP; from the coding sequence ATGGCCCGAGCACGCGTGGAGACGCTCATGGCCCGGGCGCGCATGGTGTCGCACCGGGCGCGCACCGCCCTGCGCAAATCCGCCGTCGACTACTTCCGCGGCGACGCCTCCGACTGGCTCGCCTTCGGCGGGCTGCTGCTCACCATCCCCGCGATCGCCTGCGGCACGATCATGCTGCCCGTCTGGTTCTCGCCCTCCGCCCTCGTCCTGCCGATCGTCGCCGGCGGCCTGCTCCTGCGCCCCGCGAGCCTCCTCGGCCTCTACGCCGCCTCCGCCGCGGCCCTGATCGTCGAGGCCCTCGTCCTGGGCCCGTACACCCAGGGCCCGGCGCGGGTCACCCCCGGCACCGTCCTGGTCGTCGCCGCCTGCGGCTTCTTCGGCCTGGTCATCGCCCAGTTCCGCAGCCGCGTCGGCGTGCCGTGGCGGCGCGGCGGCACCATGCTCTTCGACCTGCGCGAACGGATCCGGGTCCAGAGCAAGCTGCCCGCGCTGCCGCGCGGCTGGCACCGGGAGATGGCGCTGCGACCGGCCGGCGGCCAGTCCTTCTCCGGCGACTTCGTCGTCGCCGCCCGCACCAACGGCGGCCGCACCCTGGAGATCGTCCTGACCGACGTCTCCGGCAAGGGCATGGAGGCCGGCTCCCGCGCGCTGCTCCTCTCGGGCGCCTTCGGCGGCCTGCTCGGGGCCCTCCCCCCGCACGGCTTCCTCCCCGCCGCCAACGGCTACCTGCTGCGCCAGGACTGGGACGAGGGCTTCGCCACCTCCATCCACCTCGTCCTGGACCTGGAGACCGGCGACTACGAACTCCTCTCCGCCGGCCACCTCCCCGCCCTCCAGCTCTCCGCCGGCACCGGCCGCTGGCAGGAGAAGACCGGCGAGGGCCCCCTCCTCGGCGTCTACGACGGCGCGGAATTCACCCCCGCCCGCGGCAACCTGCGCCGGGGCGACGTCCTGATGCTCTTCACGGACGGCCTCGTCGAAACGGCCGACCGCGAGATCAGCGAGGGCATCGACCGCCTCACGGGCGAGGCCGACCGTTACGTCGCCTCCGGCTGGGACGGGGCGGCGTGGCACCTGATCGAAAAGGTGGCCAAGGACGTCAACGACGACCGCGCCCTCCTCCTCATCCGCCGTTCCCCCTAA
- a CDS encoding ABC transporter ATP-binding protein, with protein MGLRRSKRQRQQEQRNDGPPQPSVAHDAHDASNASNASDDTAAVELRGVRREYGRGATTVHALRGIDLRLPRGSFTAVMGPSGSGKSTFLQCAAGLDLPTAGSVRLGGTEITGMDENELTELRRSRLGFVFQAFNLLPSLTVEQNVLLPMRLAGGRQDRARAADLLARVGLEGKGRRRPAELSGGQQQRVAIARALVTRPDVVFADEPTGALDTTTAAEVLGLLRSAVDSLGATIVMVTHDPAAATHADQVLFLADGLIADRLPRSPATTIAARMTTLTAPSYAATAAA; from the coding sequence ATGGGGCTCCGACGGAGCAAGCGGCAGCGGCAACAGGAGCAGCGGAACGACGGCCCGCCGCAGCCGAGCGTCGCGCACGACGCGCACGACGCGTCCAACGCGTCCAACGCGTCCGACGACACCGCCGCCGTAGAGCTGCGCGGCGTCCGCCGTGAATACGGGCGCGGCGCCACCACCGTGCACGCGCTGCGCGGGATCGACCTCCGCCTGCCGCGCGGCAGCTTCACCGCCGTGATGGGCCCCTCCGGCTCGGGGAAGTCCACCTTCCTCCAGTGCGCCGCCGGACTCGACCTCCCCACCGCGGGCTCCGTCCGCCTCGGCGGCACCGAGATCACCGGCATGGACGAGAACGAGCTCACCGAGCTCCGCCGCAGCCGCCTGGGCTTCGTCTTCCAGGCCTTCAACCTGCTGCCCTCCCTCACCGTCGAGCAGAACGTCCTGCTCCCGATGCGGCTCGCCGGCGGCCGCCAGGACCGCGCCCGGGCCGCCGATCTCCTGGCACGCGTCGGCCTGGAGGGCAAGGGCCGACGCCGCCCCGCCGAGCTCTCCGGCGGTCAGCAGCAGCGCGTCGCCATCGCCCGGGCCCTGGTCACCCGCCCCGACGTGGTCTTCGCCGACGAGCCCACGGGCGCGCTGGACACCACCACCGCGGCCGAAGTCCTGGGCCTGCTGCGGTCCGCCGTCGACTCCCTCGGAGCCACGATCGTCATGGTCACCCACGACCCGGCCGCCGCCACCCACGCCGACCAGGTCCTCTTCCTCGCCGACGGCCTGATCGCCGACCGCCTCCCGCGCAGCCCGGCCACGACGATCGCCGCCCGCATGACCACCCTCACGGCCCCGTCCTACGCGGCCACGGCCGCGGCGTAG
- a CDS encoding DUF4232 domain-containing protein gives MCMKRWVRGVVVAGAVVLGATGCEAAPAPAAARPSVSAVPPAAEACPEGGVRLVEGTGDAAMGLRVEGYELVNCGATDYVLEGYPEIRLLDKAHRPVEVAVGHGSAPITSQVPAVDAAPQRVTLAPGQASSLSVVWRNLVTDATAPAVEGWVLEVTPRPGAPRVSLALSRPVDLGNTGRLGIGPWAAAGR, from the coding sequence ATGTGCATGAAGCGGTGGGTGCGGGGCGTTGTCGTGGCGGGAGCCGTGGTGCTGGGGGCTACGGGGTGCGAGGCGGCGCCGGCGCCGGCGGCCGCGCGGCCTTCGGTGTCGGCGGTGCCGCCCGCGGCGGAGGCGTGCCCGGAGGGCGGGGTGCGGCTCGTCGAGGGGACCGGGGACGCGGCGATGGGGCTGCGGGTGGAGGGCTACGAGCTGGTCAACTGCGGTGCGACTGACTACGTACTGGAGGGCTACCCCGAGATCCGGCTGCTCGACAAGGCGCACCGGCCGGTGGAGGTGGCTGTCGGGCACGGCTCGGCGCCGATCACCTCACAGGTGCCGGCCGTGGACGCCGCTCCGCAGCGTGTGACGCTGGCACCAGGGCAGGCCTCCTCGCTGTCGGTGGTGTGGCGGAACCTGGTGACCGACGCGACGGCGCCGGCGGTGGAGGGGTGGGTCCTGGAGGTGACGCCGCGACCGGGCGCCCCGCGGGTGTCGCTGGCGCTGAGCCGGCCGGTGGACCTGGGGAACACGGGCAGGCTGGGGATCGGACCGTGGGCGGCGGCCGGCCGGTGA